From Streptomyces sp. TLI_105, the proteins below share one genomic window:
- a CDS encoding LacI family DNA-binding transcriptional regulator: MAANRRPTLADVAREVGVSAKTVSRVLNEDGPSSPETRERVLAAVAKLGFQPNLMARNIRVGGPDTTVGLVVPDLGNPFFGTVAGGVEDLVRNRGLTLLMGSSAEDPDRERALIQTFLARRVSMLMVVPAFGADHGHLKAARTAGLPVVFLDRPGVGLSADCVVSSNRTGVHEGISHLIARGHRRIGFIGDLPAKLYTRRERLAGYRSALAEAGLPYDQALVTGAHSQDAAAAETTALLDLPHPPTALFAANNIMALGVIAQLTRAGRKDIALVTFDDLPLADVLEPALTVVAQDPAAIGEAAARTALARLDGDRTRARTIMVPTRLVVRGSSERLAHPAGQVPIGS, encoded by the coding sequence ATGGCCGCGAACCGCCGCCCCACACTGGCCGATGTCGCCAGGGAAGTGGGCGTCAGCGCCAAGACGGTGTCCCGGGTGCTCAACGAGGACGGGCCCAGTTCCCCGGAGACCCGCGAACGCGTGCTCGCCGCGGTCGCGAAGCTCGGCTTCCAGCCGAACCTGATGGCCCGCAACATCCGGGTCGGAGGCCCCGACACCACCGTCGGCCTGGTCGTGCCCGACCTCGGCAACCCCTTCTTCGGAACCGTCGCCGGCGGCGTGGAGGACCTCGTACGCAACCGAGGGCTCACCCTGCTCATGGGCTCGTCGGCCGAAGACCCGGACCGGGAAAGGGCGTTGATCCAGACCTTCCTCGCCCGGCGCGTCAGCATGCTGATGGTCGTCCCCGCCTTCGGAGCCGACCACGGCCATCTCAAGGCGGCACGCACGGCCGGTCTGCCGGTGGTGTTCCTCGACCGGCCGGGCGTCGGACTGTCCGCCGACTGCGTCGTCAGCTCCAACCGGACCGGCGTCCACGAGGGCATCTCCCACCTCATCGCCCGCGGCCACCGCCGCATCGGCTTCATCGGAGACCTCCCCGCCAAGCTCTACACCCGGCGCGAGCGGCTCGCCGGATACCGCTCGGCGCTCGCCGAGGCCGGCCTGCCCTACGACCAGGCCCTGGTGACGGGCGCCCACAGTCAGGACGCGGCCGCCGCCGAGACCACCGCGCTCCTCGACCTGCCGCATCCCCCCACCGCCCTGTTCGCGGCGAACAACATCATGGCCCTCGGGGTCATCGCCCAGCTCACCCGCGCGGGACGCAAGGACATCGCCCTGGTCACCTTCGACGACCTCCCGCTCGCCGATGTCCTCGAACCGGCCCTGACCGTCGTGGCCCAGGACCCGGCGGCCATCGGCGAGGCGGCGGCCAGGACCGCCCTCGCCCGCCTGGACGGCGACCGCACCCGTGCCCGGACCATCATGGTCCCCACCCGTCTGGTGGTCCGCGGCTCCAGCGAACGGCTTGCGCACCCCGCCGGGCAGGTACCGATCGGGAGCTGA
- a CDS encoding ATP-binding cassette domain-containing protein — translation MSTADVTPVLQARGLVKRYGHVTAIDGADFDLLPGEVLAVIGDNGAGKTSLIKALTGALTPDEGEIRLNGEPIRFAGPQSARQHGIETVYQDLAVAASMDIASNMFLGRELRRPGFLGSTLRMLDKKRMRQEAAAHMADLKIGLRSLTQPVETLSGGQRQAVAVARSVAWAKSVVVMDEPTAALGVKESGQVLDLIRRVRDKGMPVVLISHNMPHVFEIADRIHIHRLGRREALIKPSDHSMAEVVAIMTGALRVSDDGGTVVADADAAEAAGVSAH, via the coding sequence ATGAGCACTGCCGATGTCACGCCCGTGCTCCAGGCCCGCGGCCTGGTCAAGCGGTACGGCCATGTCACCGCCATCGACGGCGCGGACTTCGACCTGCTGCCCGGCGAGGTCCTCGCCGTCATCGGCGACAACGGCGCCGGCAAGACGAGCCTGATCAAAGCCCTCACCGGTGCGCTCACCCCCGACGAGGGCGAGATCCGACTGAACGGCGAACCCATCAGGTTCGCCGGGCCGCAGAGCGCCCGGCAGCACGGCATCGAGACCGTCTACCAGGACCTGGCCGTCGCCGCCTCCATGGACATCGCCTCCAACATGTTCCTCGGGCGCGAGCTGCGCCGGCCGGGCTTCCTCGGCAGCACGCTGCGCATGCTCGACAAGAAGCGCATGCGCCAGGAGGCGGCGGCCCACATGGCCGATCTCAAGATCGGACTGCGGTCGCTGACGCAGCCGGTGGAGACCCTGTCCGGCGGTCAGCGCCAGGCCGTGGCCGTCGCGCGGTCCGTCGCCTGGGCCAAGAGCGTCGTCGTGATGGACGAACCCACCGCCGCACTGGGCGTCAAGGAGTCGGGCCAGGTCCTCGACCTGATCCGCCGAGTCCGCGACAAGGGCATGCCCGTGGTCCTGATCAGCCACAACATGCCGCATGTCTTCGAGATCGCCGACCGCATCCACATCCACCGGCTCGGCCGTCGCGAGGCGCTGATCAAACCGTCCGACCATTCCATGGCGGAGGTCGTCGCCATCATGACGGGGGCGCTCAGGGTGAGCGACGATGGAGGTACGGTCGTTGCCGACGCGGATGCCGCCGAGGCGGCAGGCGTGTCCGCCCACTGA
- a CDS encoding ABC transporter permease, with product MTATTLPYDQLKGPTTVRRLLATPTTGPLVALLLACVFFSLTTEQFLSGGNFSLIVQQVMVVGTLAIGQTLIILTAGIDLSCGAVMAFGSIVIAKTAAEGGLSAFAAITLGLVVCAGFGLVNGLLVQLIPLPPFIVTLGMLNVAFALTHVYSAEQTITNLPAPLTALGETFPLGNTDITYGSIVTIALFLLFAYALSGTSWGRHVYALGNSPEAARLNGIRTSRLTIGIYTLAGLVYGIAALLMVSRTGVGDPQAGQTDNLDSITAVVLGGTSLFGGRGAVLGTFIGVLIVGVFRNGLQLMGVASIYQTLITGVLVILAVTVDQISRRKAR from the coding sequence ATGACTGCCACAACCCTGCCCTACGACCAGCTGAAAGGACCGACCACGGTCCGCCGGCTGCTCGCCACACCGACCACGGGCCCACTCGTCGCCCTGCTGCTGGCCTGCGTCTTCTTCTCCCTGACGACCGAGCAGTTCCTCTCCGGCGGCAACTTCTCGCTGATCGTCCAGCAGGTCATGGTCGTGGGCACGCTGGCCATCGGCCAGACCCTGATCATCCTCACCGCCGGCATCGACCTCTCCTGTGGCGCCGTCATGGCGTTCGGCAGCATCGTCATCGCGAAGACGGCTGCCGAGGGCGGCCTGTCGGCATTCGCCGCGATCACTCTCGGCCTGGTCGTCTGCGCGGGCTTCGGCCTGGTCAACGGCCTGCTGGTGCAACTGATCCCGCTCCCGCCGTTCATCGTCACCCTCGGCATGCTGAACGTGGCGTTCGCCCTGACCCACGTCTACTCGGCCGAGCAGACGATCACCAACCTCCCGGCGCCGCTGACCGCCCTCGGTGAGACGTTCCCGCTCGGCAACACCGACATCACCTACGGTTCGATCGTCACCATCGCCCTGTTCCTGCTCTTCGCCTACGCGCTCAGCGGCACGTCATGGGGCCGGCACGTGTACGCGCTGGGCAACAGCCCCGAGGCCGCCCGGCTCAACGGCATCCGCACCTCCCGGCTGACGATCGGGATCTACACCCTCGCCGGTCTTGTCTACGGAATCGCCGCGCTGCTCATGGTCTCCCGCACCGGCGTCGGCGACCCGCAGGCCGGACAGACCGACAACCTGGACAGCATCACCGCCGTCGTCCTCGGCGGCACCAGCCTCTTCGGTGGCCGGGGGGCCGTCCTCGGCACCTTCATCGGCGTCCTCATCGTCGGAGTGTTCCGCAACGGCCTCCAGCTGATGGGCGTCGCCTCCATCTACCAGACCCTGATCACCGGCGTGCTGGTGATCCTGGCCGTGACCGTCGACCAGATCTCCCGGAGGAAGGCACGATGA
- a CDS encoding sugar ABC transporter substrate-binding protein produces MLRRNRTLRASVGFTALAAVSALTLTACGSGAQGGSGGGGTKVGLITKTDTNPFFVKMKEGAEQAAKRNGVELVSAAGKFDGDNAGQVAAIENMINSGVKGILITPNDSKAIVPALEKARAKGVLVIALDSPTEPQDATDALFATDNVKAGELIGRYAKAAMAGKEAKVATLDLAPGVAVGVQRHQGFLKGFGIAEGDPSIVCMQDTGGDQAKGQTAMENCLQKSPDVNVVYTINEPAALGAYTALKAKGLEKKVLVVSVDGGCTGTKAVKEGKIAATSQQYPLEMASQGVKAVADFAKGGKKASGYTDTGVTLITDAAEPGVDAKDTAYGLEKCWG; encoded by the coding sequence ATGCTTCGCAGAAACCGCACCCTCCGTGCCTCCGTCGGATTCACCGCTCTCGCCGCCGTCTCGGCGCTGACTCTGACGGCCTGCGGCTCCGGCGCGCAGGGAGGATCCGGCGGCGGCGGAACCAAGGTCGGGCTGATCACCAAGACCGACACGAACCCGTTCTTCGTGAAGATGAAGGAGGGCGCCGAGCAGGCCGCGAAGCGCAACGGCGTCGAACTAGTCAGCGCGGCCGGGAAGTTCGACGGCGACAACGCGGGGCAGGTCGCCGCGATCGAGAACATGATCAACTCCGGTGTGAAGGGCATCCTCATCACGCCCAACGACTCCAAGGCGATCGTCCCCGCCCTCGAAAAGGCGCGTGCCAAGGGCGTCCTGGTCATCGCGCTCGACAGCCCGACCGAGCCGCAGGACGCCACGGACGCCCTCTTCGCCACCGACAACGTCAAGGCGGGCGAGCTCATCGGCCGGTACGCCAAGGCCGCCATGGCCGGCAAGGAGGCGAAGGTCGCCACTCTGGACCTCGCGCCCGGCGTCGCGGTGGGTGTGCAGCGCCACCAGGGCTTCCTCAAGGGCTTCGGCATCGCGGAGGGCGACCCGTCGATCGTGTGCATGCAGGACACCGGCGGCGACCAGGCCAAGGGCCAGACCGCGATGGAGAACTGCCTCCAGAAGTCCCCGGACGTCAACGTCGTCTACACGATCAACGAGCCTGCCGCGCTGGGCGCCTACACCGCGCTGAAGGCGAAGGGCCTGGAGAAGAAGGTGCTGGTCGTCTCCGTCGACGGCGGCTGCACCGGCACGAAGGCCGTCAAGGAGGGCAAGATCGCCGCGACCTCGCAGCAGTACCCGCTCGAGATGGCGTCCCAGGGCGTCAAGGCGGTCGCCGACTTCGCCAAGGGCGGCAAGAAGGCCTCCGGCTACACCGACACCGGCGTCACGCTCATCACCGACGCGGCCGAGCCGGGTGTCGACGCCAAGGACACCGCGTACGGCCTGGAGAAGTGCTGGGGCTGA
- a CDS encoding carbohydrate kinase: MRLPLVTVLGECVADAFTVPAPTPGELALRVLPGGGPANTAVALARLGTPARFLARLSDDVFGRLFRDHLEASGVDLTAAVRATEPSTLAVAELDAQGRAAYSFHAQGTADWQWTADELATADLASTACLHSGSLALVREPGGTVVEDFLARASATATISVDPNVRPLLVGLDVYRERLPRWCALADILRLSEDDLELLLPEYTIERACDAWHAAGVPLVVITRGERGAVASLDGERIVVPAPPTDVVDTVGAGDSFTAGLLHHLGAKGLLGGRLTDLRVDDVFDACAFAAQVAALTCGVVGPNPPWAGQLRLPAPAAGRITG; the protein is encoded by the coding sequence ATGCGCCTGCCTCTGGTCACCGTCCTCGGAGAATGCGTCGCGGACGCCTTCACCGTCCCCGCGCCCACGCCGGGCGAGCTCGCCCTGCGGGTCCTGCCGGGCGGCGGTCCGGCGAACACCGCCGTGGCGCTCGCCCGGTTGGGCACGCCCGCCCGCTTCCTGGCGCGGCTGTCCGACGACGTCTTCGGCCGCCTGTTCCGCGACCACCTGGAGGCCTCGGGGGTCGACCTCACGGCCGCCGTACGGGCAACCGAGCCCAGCACGCTGGCCGTCGCCGAGCTCGACGCCCAGGGCCGGGCGGCGTACTCCTTCCACGCCCAGGGCACCGCGGACTGGCAGTGGACGGCGGACGAACTCGCCACGGCGGACCTCGCCTCCACGGCCTGCCTCCACTCGGGCTCCCTGGCCCTGGTGCGCGAGCCCGGCGGCACGGTCGTGGAGGACTTCCTCGCCCGCGCCTCCGCCACGGCCACGATCTCCGTCGACCCCAACGTCCGGCCGCTGCTCGTGGGACTGGACGTCTACCGCGAACGTCTGCCGCGCTGGTGCGCGCTCGCGGACATCCTCCGGCTGAGCGAGGACGACCTGGAACTGCTGCTGCCCGAGTACACGATCGAGCGGGCCTGCGACGCCTGGCACGCGGCGGGCGTCCCGCTCGTCGTGATCACCCGCGGGGAGCGCGGCGCGGTCGCCTCGCTGGACGGCGAGCGGATCGTCGTACCGGCGCCCCCGACCGACGTGGTCGACACCGTCGGAGCCGGCGACTCCTTCACCGCGGGGCTCCTGCACCATCTCGGCGCCAAGGGGCTCCTCGGTGGGCGCCTGACGGATCTGCGGGTCGACGACGTCTTCGACGCCTGCGCTTTCGCCGCCCAGGTCGCGGCGCTGACCTGCGGCGTCGTCGGACCGAACCCGCCGTGGGCCGGCCAGTTGCGGCTGCCGGCACCGGCGGCCGGACGCATCACCGGCTGA
- a CDS encoding glycoside hydrolase family 32 protein, which produces MSRAPARRRVPLRLVAAAAATCALTVTSVAPRAAAEASRPYTETYRPQFHFSPAKNWMNDPNGLVWYQGEYHLFYQYNPSGDTWGNMSWGHAVSKDLVHWQELPLALPHDDEEMVFSGSAVVDRGNTTGFGTEENPAMVAVYTSHRKDDGKQAQSLAYSTDRGRTWTKYAGNPVLDIGSKDFRDPKVQWYAPTKSWLMTVSLSAEHKVRFYSSKDLKSWTHLSDFGPRNAVGGVWECPDLFPLPVDGDPKRIKWVLVVNINPGGIAGGSAAQYFVGDFDGKRFTADDDGSYTPPPGVVTQDFEGAGYGTWQTTGTAFGDGPVPAPAPGTSGTSGVEGRGFVDSFHSGDTETGTLTSPPFTVDSDYLNFKVAGGRHPHVPGSAIGDSPAPAGQVLADFEQDGYGSWTTTGTAFGTGPAHGTLPGQNPVTGHDGGGLVNSFLDGDATTGTLTSPEFTLTAKHINLLVGGGHHPSGTATPTAVRLVVDGKTVRSATGADSEELNWASWDVGDLAGRTAHIEVVDQNTGGWGHILLDQVMLSDTPARPRSTETAVNLLVDGRVVQSETGGNGGSLDWASFDLRAHRGKQAVVQIVDMNRGGWGHILADHFVAADQPAIPSVRRASWVDHGKDYYAAVSWEGAPDGKRRMIGWMNNWQYGNDIPTSPWRSAQSVPREMALRTVNGRLRLTQQPVSTVESLYAGTAVGVRDVRIAEGSAPLAGGRADGKALDIRATFSPGDAERFGFTVRTGEGQETVIGYDTGTQELYVDRTRSGAVDFSDDFPGVQRAPLTPRNGKVELRVLVDWSSVEVFGGDGEAVITDQIFPSPDNDGIRLFAEGGSARLDSAKVRQVRSYRD; this is translated from the coding sequence ATGAGCCGAGCCCCCGCCCGCCGTCGTGTCCCGCTGCGCCTCGTCGCCGCCGCGGCCGCGACCTGCGCGCTCACCGTCACCTCCGTCGCCCCGCGGGCGGCGGCGGAGGCCAGCCGGCCGTACACGGAGACGTACCGCCCCCAGTTCCACTTCAGCCCCGCGAAGAACTGGATGAACGACCCCAACGGACTGGTCTGGTACCAGGGCGAGTACCACCTCTTCTACCAGTACAACCCGAGCGGCGACACCTGGGGGAACATGTCCTGGGGACACGCCGTCAGCAAGGATCTGGTGCACTGGCAGGAACTCCCCCTCGCCCTCCCGCACGACGACGAGGAGATGGTCTTCTCCGGGAGCGCCGTCGTCGACCGCGGCAACACCACGGGGTTCGGGACCGAGGAGAACCCCGCGATGGTGGCCGTCTACACCAGTCACCGCAAGGACGACGGCAAGCAGGCCCAGTCCCTGGCGTACAGCACCGACCGCGGCCGCACCTGGACCAAGTACGCCGGGAACCCCGTGCTCGACATCGGGTCGAAGGACTTCCGCGACCCCAAGGTCCAGTGGTACGCACCCACCAAGAGCTGGCTGATGACGGTGTCGCTGTCCGCCGAGCACAAGGTCCGGTTCTACTCCTCCAAGGACCTCAAGAGCTGGACGCACCTGAGCGACTTCGGCCCGCGGAACGCGGTGGGTGGCGTCTGGGAGTGCCCCGACCTGTTCCCGCTGCCCGTCGACGGCGACCCCAAGCGCATCAAGTGGGTGCTCGTCGTCAACATCAACCCCGGTGGCATCGCCGGTGGTTCGGCCGCCCAGTACTTCGTGGGCGACTTCGACGGCAAGCGGTTCACGGCCGACGACGACGGCTCCTACACCCCTCCGCCCGGAGTGGTGACGCAGGACTTCGAGGGGGCCGGCTACGGCACCTGGCAGACGACCGGCACCGCGTTCGGCGACGGACCGGTCCCCGCCCCCGCGCCCGGGACCTCGGGCACGAGCGGGGTCGAGGGTCGGGGGTTCGTCGACAGTTTCCACAGCGGCGACACCGAGACCGGCACCCTCACCTCACCGCCCTTCACCGTCGACAGCGACTACCTCAACTTCAAGGTGGCCGGCGGCCGCCACCCGCACGTCCCCGGCTCGGCGATCGGCGACTCCCCCGCGCCCGCGGGACAGGTGCTCGCCGACTTCGAGCAGGACGGCTACGGCTCCTGGACCACCACGGGCACCGCCTTCGGCACCGGCCCCGCACACGGCACGCTCCCCGGGCAGAACCCGGTGACCGGCCACGACGGCGGCGGCCTGGTGAACAGCTTCCTCGACGGCGACGCGACCACGGGCACCCTCACCTCGCCCGAGTTCACCCTCACCGCCAAGCACATCAACCTCCTTGTCGGCGGGGGCCACCACCCCTCGGGCACCGCCACGCCCACCGCCGTCCGGCTCGTCGTCGACGGCAAGACCGTGCGCAGCGCCACCGGCGCCGACTCGGAAGAGCTCAACTGGGCCTCCTGGGACGTCGGCGACCTCGCCGGCCGGACCGCGCACATCGAGGTCGTCGACCAGAACACCGGCGGCTGGGGTCACATCCTGCTCGACCAGGTCATGCTGTCCGACACCCCGGCGCGCCCCCGCTCGACCGAGACGGCGGTCAATCTCCTCGTCGACGGCCGGGTCGTCCAGAGCGAGACCGGCGGGAACGGCGGCAGCCTGGACTGGGCGTCCTTCGACCTGCGCGCCCACCGGGGAAAGCAGGCCGTCGTCCAGATCGTCGACATGAACCGGGGCGGCTGGGGCCACATCCTGGCCGACCACTTCGTCGCCGCCGACCAACCGGCGATCCCGAGCGTCCGGCGGGCCTCCTGGGTCGACCACGGCAAGGACTACTACGCGGCCGTCTCCTGGGAGGGCGCCCCGGACGGCAAGCGCCGCATGATCGGCTGGATGAACAACTGGCAGTACGGCAACGACATTCCGACCTCCCCCTGGCGCAGCGCGCAGAGCGTTCCGCGCGAGATGGCGCTGCGCACCGTGAACGGCCGGCTCCGGCTCACGCAGCAGCCGGTGTCCACGGTGGAGTCGCTGTACGCCGGAACCGCGGTCGGCGTGCGCGACGTGAGGATCGCGGAAGGCTCCGCGCCCCTGGCAGGGGGCCGTGCCGACGGCAAGGCCCTCGACATCCGGGCCACGTTCTCCCCCGGTGACGCCGAGCGGTTCGGGTTCACGGTCCGCACGGGCGAGGGGCAGGAGACGGTCATCGGCTACGACACCGGGACCCAGGAGCTGTACGTCGACCGGACGCGGTCGGGTGCGGTGGACTTCTCGGACGACTTCCCCGGCGTCCAGCGCGCACCGCTGACGCCCCGGAACGGCAAGGTCGAGCTCCGCGTCCTGGTCGACTGGTCCTCCGTCGAGGTGTTCGGCGGCGACGGCGAGGCCGTGATCACGGACCAGATCTTCCCGAGCCCGGACAACGACGGGATCCGGCTCTTCGCCGAAGGCGGCTCCGCCCGCCTGGACAGCGCCAAGGTCCGGCAGGTGCGGTCGTACCGCGACTGA